GCGTAAGTCGGTTAATCGTCAGTCTCGGATATACTGCGGATTCACGAAGCGTTTGATCAAGATCTGGGAAAAGAAAGAGTATTAGTCGTGCCGTGTCGGCACTGTTAAAACTCGACGGCAACGCTGATGCGGCGCGGTATGCTCGATTAAGTACGCGGCAGGAATCAGCGCGGGAGCCGCGAGTCTCCTGCTATTGTTATTCGGGGATACGGTACTGCGAGTTACGACCAAAGCTGAAGAGGCAGCGGAATATACATCTTGCTCGTTGCATCTTGCGCGTTATCCCCTGCATTAGAACTCCCACTTCGTGGCGGACTCGTAGTCCGTGTCGCCCAGGCGCAGCACGCCGTTCTTGCCCGCGGTGAGATACCGGCCGTCCACGCACTTGATGCAGATTCGCGACGGCTCGCGCAGCTCCAGATAAAAGCCGTCGGACGGCATGTCCGAGTCCACGGTCACTCCCTCGCTGTCCGCGTGCCAATACTTTCCATTTTGTCCTATACGTTTAGTGATTCGTGAATTAATTCTCGTAATTTCGACAGAAATACGAGGAATATAACAGGATATTTTCcagcgataaaaaattagcggttattaactttaaaatgTTTCCGATTTccaaaaatgattaattcagtcaattaaaataaataacgtgaGAGGTTAGGTTACCTTTGAATCTGACCACGCCGCGTTCGCACCGCTCGACGCGTATCGTCTCGTAGACAGCCTTGTTGCACTCGAGTTTGGGACTGGCCGCGCTCTTGGGGCCGACGAAGCCCTGTTCGCACCGCAGCACCAGCACCGGTCGGTTCATCAGGTAGAAATGGTACTTAGCGGGGTCGGAATCGTTGCCGTTCAGTGAGTCGGCGTTCGCGTAGAGATGGCCGGACCGCTTAGTGGCCAGGAACTTGCCGTTGTTAGCGCGCAATGCGACGGTGCCGTCGTTCGACTGCCACGCCAGGTCGAAGAGCGCGTTCGACGAGCGCTTGTGATCGGACGCCTGGATGCCGCCGCCGGCCTCCAGGCTCCAGTAACGGTCCTGCATTGTTCGCACGTACCATCGTTTCGTTACTCGATCGAACTCTAACTGGAATGTCTCGTGGCCGGAGATCTCGTCCTGATTGGCCGTCACGTCGACGCCTGATCAAATCGGGCATCAATTATGTCAATTGAATCAAATCTCAACTGTACCTTATTTTTTACGACGATGAATCGCTAGCAAGATTAGAAATTACTATTACCTTGCTTAACGGAAACGTATCGCTGGTTCAATGCCGCGACGAACGATGCCTGTGGTAGAGATTCCTCCAAAGAGAAGAGCTCGTCGCGCGTAACAGTTGTTGATCTCGATTTCAGAACAGCCTTACTGCCGATCGGTGCCAAGTACGCGCCATGTATATCGCTGAAAGGAAAAAACTTGTTGGTAAATTGTtcgcaatttaaataaagattgaaTAATTGCTGATTAATACTAATTAGTTGTTCAATTATGCTAATCAAGACCGACTTACATTTTAATTGGCGTTTAATTCTTTTGCACAATTGAACATACCGAAGAGCGAGAAGGCCGGCATGGAACTCCGCGGCGTACAGACAATCCCGTGTGCAAGCGTCCAACAGTTTGCCATCACGTgcgagatatttattattgcaagtATGTAGCGCGTAATGGCCGCCTTCGGATTTAGTGCGATCCCCGTGGCTGTGATCGTCGCCCATAGTTGCCGGGCGAAATTCCAAAGTGAATAGAGTGTCCTCACCCCAGGGCACCGGTGCGTCCACGTGAATCTCATCCTGAGTGGCGCTCAGGTGTGCGAAGCGTTTTCTCCCGGCCGATCGAAGATTCACCTAATTAATTGAATCAACAAGTtagaaacttttaattaagaCGCGCgcaaatattgcatttttaaatcctTCAAATCCTTGTTCGAAGATGCACGCGAAACGAGAGATCGTCTTCGAAATTGATCGACGGATGTTCAAAACTATTCGATGCTTTTTACGACAACCCATGAATTATAGATACAATCATAAAAGAGCGAGCGGCACCGAAACGAATTAAAATTGTCGCTTAATCTGTCGGTCGCGGAAATACAGTCATTAGCAAAGTTGTAGCAACGATTAGATTGCGCAAACAATTTACCGTAAACGCTTCGTTCGTGAGGTCTGAAAACGCAACAGGTATTTAAGGTGTACCTGCGGTCTGGCGGCGAGATGTACGAGCCAGTACTCCGCTTCGCCTGGGGCCTTAGCGGTACACTTCAATTCATCTTGGCTCGAGCCTAAGAAGTAGCCTCTCTGGATGTTCTTCAGCGCCCATCGACCGCTGCCTGCAATTTGTTCCGATTGCTATCCGTTAAAAGAAACTCTCACCCATTCATTACAAAGCACCAATTGATGTCGAACGGTTAGAGTAATCGTTTGTGATAACGCAAGTATATGAAAGATCATAATAGCCATTGGCCTTTCGCGTGCagttagatttaaaaatagttcaGATATTTTTAGACGTGCATCGTAATACTGCAAAAACTATTGCCGGTTTTAACATCGAAATTAATCAAGGCGTatctctttaaattttttcttaaatttaaagatgcaacaaaatttgtaaagcTATAAAgttctatatatttctaatatttcaaatgaacaaaattcttttactGTACAGCAATACGCGAGCGTGAATACGAAGTTTGCGCATACCATCGGAAGCGAGTTGTATTTGAAAAGCGCATCCCGGGTCCGACGACTCCTCGCTCTCGCCTGTCACGTTACCAAACTGGTCGACTGCTAGATATCGATCCAAATGGGAGCGAAGGAAAACCTGATGTTCGCTGCCCTCCAGAGTCCACAATTGCTTCTTCTTCAGGCTCGATCCGTTGGCGTTGATTTTAAAACCAAATGTCTCCGCCGTCAGATACTTAAACTTTCCGTTGATCAATCCAACCTGGAAAATcgtgcaatttattataatccgtttcattaattacattgAACGATAAATCTGCTGTAATTACTGTGATAATTTCCTGctggaaagaaataaaaaatgaattaagaATTGACGATGCAAATCTCCGAATAATACCGTTGCAGAAATATCTTCACGGTATCGGCGATTCctcgttaaattaattagcgcTAAATCAAGCGATACGCACCGTCCATCCCGATTTGTCGACGCCGTTCTCAGATCCAACATTCTCCGAGCCGTTGCTCTGCATCGTACCGACGTAGCTGGGCGATTTCGGTTACTCGAGCTACGAAAATGCACTCCAAGTAGCTTCTCGGTGGCGtctgaaagagaaaaatgcgCGCATTAATTAAACAACAGTTTTCATTTCCAAGCGTCATTAAGTGAACTGCAATTATCCCGGGTATCATAGCGAGTAGCGAAGAAAATCTCCCCCGAGCTTGTTGCCACACCACGGTGAAACTGTTAATTGCCCGTCGAGTTATAGAAAATCGTCCGGCATCCG
The nucleotide sequence above comes from Linepithema humile isolate Giens D197 chromosome 4, Lhum_UNIL_v1.0, whole genome shotgun sequence. Encoded proteins:
- the sn gene encoding protein singed — translated: MQSNGSENVGSENGVDKSGWTVGLINGKFKYLTAETFGFKINANGSSLKKKQLWTLEGSEHQVFLRSHLDRYLAVDQFGNVTGESEESSDPGCAFQIQLASDGSGRWALKNIQRGYFLGSSQDELKCTAKAPGEAEYWLVHLAARPQVNLRSAGRKRFAHLSATQDEIHVDAPVPWGEDTLFTLEFRPATMGDDHSHGDRTKSEGGHYALHTCNNKYLARDGKLLDACTRDCLYAAEFHAGLLALRDIHGAYLAPIGSKAVLKSRSTTVTRDELFSLEESLPQASFVAALNQRYVSVKQGVDVTANQDEISGHETFQLEFDRVTKRWYVRTMQDRYWSLEAGGGIQASDHKRSSNALFDLAWQSNDGTVALRANNGKFLATKRSGHLYANADSLNGNDSDPAKYHFYLMNRPVLVLRCEQGFVGPKSAASPKLECNKAVYETIRVERCERGVVRFKGQNGKYWHADSEGVTVDSDMPSDGFYLELREPSRICIKCVDGRYLTAGKNGVLRLGDTDYESATKWEF